A stretch of Arachis hypogaea cultivar Tifrunner chromosome 15, arahy.Tifrunner.gnm2.J5K5, whole genome shotgun sequence DNA encodes these proteins:
- the LOC112748452 gene encoding uncharacterized protein, translated as MEHKLQLEELECLRLEAYENVQFYKEKAKTFHDQNIRRKSFKIGDEVLVYNSRLRLMPGKLRFRWDGPFKVVDVKPYGVVEVIHPINGIKFKINGHRVKLYHTQSKNAKELEIFLLGEVSSDQ; from the coding sequence ATGGAACATAAACTCCAATTGGAGGAATTAGAGTGTCTTAGGCTAGAAGCATATGAGAATGTTCAGTTTTACAAGGAGAAAGCCAAGACATTCCATGACCAAAATATTAGGAGGAAGAGTTTTAAGATAGGTGATGAAGTGCTTGTGTACAATTCGAGGTTGCGATTGATGCCCGGGAAGTTGAGATTTAGATGGGACGGTCCATTCAAGGTGGTGGATGTCAAGCCTTATGGAGTGGTGGAAGTGATTCACCCTATCAATGGGATCAAGTTTAAAATCAATGGTCATAGGGTGAAGCTCTATCACACTCAATCTAAGAATGCCAAGGAGTTGGAGATTTTCCTCCTTGGAGAAGTTTCAAGTGACCAATGA